From Rhodopirellula bahusiensis, one genomic window encodes:
- a CDS encoding ABC transporter permease translates to MLENKREHLAKFQSLIALAVMLIAMSLLSDSFFTPDNGLNILRQISVNLSLSIGMTLIILTGGIDLSVGAILALSGAVAAGLLKNGIVIEPLGVKLQFTVIGSIVSGLLVGSAAGLFNGVAVTRFKLPPFVATLGMFSIARGLTMLWTGGFPVTGLGSSFGYIGTGVLLGIPVPVWITGGLVGVFVALTRTTRFGRHVYAVGGNERASLLTGLPVDRIKIAVYTLGGLLAGVAGLIVTARLDSAQPNAGLGYELDSIAAVVIGGTSLSGGRGSVMGTVLGCLIIGVLNNGLFLLNVSPFWQQVVKGFVILAAVAVDRMSQRDR, encoded by the coding sequence ATGTTAGAGAACAAACGAGAACACCTCGCGAAATTTCAGTCGCTGATCGCATTGGCCGTGATGCTGATCGCGATGAGTTTGTTATCCGATAGCTTCTTCACGCCCGACAACGGGCTGAATATCCTGCGGCAAATTTCAGTCAACCTGAGTCTTTCCATTGGGATGACTTTGATCATCTTGACCGGCGGAATCGACTTGTCCGTCGGAGCGATCCTGGCTTTGTCCGGTGCCGTCGCCGCTGGGTTGCTGAAGAACGGTATCGTGATTGAACCGCTCGGCGTGAAGCTGCAGTTCACCGTTATAGGTTCGATCGTGTCCGGGCTATTGGTTGGATCCGCAGCGGGATTGTTCAACGGAGTCGCGGTGACGCGATTCAAGCTGCCGCCGTTTGTGGCGACTCTGGGCATGTTCAGCATCGCTCGCGGATTGACCATGCTGTGGACCGGGGGATTTCCGGTCACAGGGCTTGGTTCATCGTTCGGTTACATCGGTACGGGAGTGCTTCTTGGAATCCCGGTGCCCGTCTGGATCACCGGCGGATTGGTCGGCGTGTTTGTGGCTCTGACACGGACAACTCGCTTTGGACGCCATGTGTACGCCGTGGGTGGCAACGAAAGGGCGTCTTTGTTGACTGGTTTGCCCGTCGATCGGATCAAAATTGCTGTGTACACGCTCGGAGGCTTGCTGGCCGGCGTGGCAGGACTGATCGTCACGGCTCGCTTGGATTCGGCACAACCCAACGCTGGATTGGGGTACGAACTCGATTCCATCGCCGCCGTCGTAATCGGTGGAACATCGCTGTCGGGCGGCCGAGGCAGCGTGATGGGCACGGTTCTTGGTTGTCTGATCATCGGTGTGTTGAACAACGGTTTGTTTCTGCTAAACGTTTCCCCTTTTTGGCAACAAGTGGTCAAGGGCTTTGTGATCCTTGCCGCCGTTGCCGTCGACCGCATGAGTCAAAGGGATCGCTAG
- the rbsK gene encoding ribokinase yields the protein MNNAQTTRPKITVVGSANVDLTFRTPRLPVPGETFAGHSLHQGMGGKGANQAVVAARLGADVSFVARVGNDGFATQAIDAYKNDGINTKFIRHSKDQPTGTAAILVDDEAENCIIVVAGANAELCADDVRSAKTAIEAADVVICQLETPVEAAIEAFKIARAANVLTMLTPAPAKLVTDELLALSDACVPNKTEIAAITGKAVETEADCVLAAQTLMQRGVRQVALTMGGEGVLTLDHSGMSRIPATQVKAVDTTGAGDAFTGALAVSLAEGLPLSDAASRAAIVAAISVTRIGTQTSFPSLDEVNGWNQPEETK from the coding sequence ATGAACAACGCCCAAACCACTCGACCGAAAATCACCGTCGTCGGATCCGCCAACGTCGATCTCACTTTCCGCACGCCACGGCTTCCCGTTCCTGGTGAAACGTTCGCGGGACATTCGTTGCATCAAGGAATGGGTGGCAAAGGTGCCAACCAAGCTGTCGTTGCAGCGCGACTCGGTGCGGACGTTTCATTTGTCGCTCGAGTTGGGAACGATGGTTTCGCAACTCAGGCCATTGATGCGTACAAGAACGACGGTATCAACACCAAGTTCATTCGTCACTCCAAAGACCAACCGACTGGCACGGCTGCCATTCTTGTAGATGATGAGGCAGAGAATTGCATCATCGTGGTCGCGGGCGCCAACGCGGAGTTGTGCGCGGATGACGTCCGCTCCGCCAAGACAGCGATCGAAGCAGCCGACGTTGTGATCTGTCAGTTGGAGACGCCGGTGGAGGCTGCGATCGAAGCGTTCAAGATCGCTCGTGCGGCCAACGTGCTGACGATGCTTACACCGGCACCAGCCAAGCTTGTCACAGATGAATTGCTCGCGTTGAGTGATGCATGCGTTCCCAACAAAACGGAGATTGCCGCAATCACGGGCAAAGCGGTCGAGACAGAAGCTGATTGTGTTTTGGCCGCCCAAACACTGATGCAGCGAGGCGTTCGGCAGGTTGCACTGACGATGGGCGGCGAGGGCGTTCTGACTCTCGACCATTCTGGGATGTCTCGAATTCCGGCGACGCAGGTCAAAGCGGTCGACACGACCGGCGCAGGCGATGCCTTCACCGGTGCATTGGCAGTCTCGCTCGCCGAAGGTTTGCCTTTGTCCGACGCTGCCAGCCGCGCGGCAATCGTTGCTGCCATCTCGGTGACACGCATCGGGACGCAAACATCCTTTCCGTCGCTCGATGAAGTCAATGGTTGGAATCAACCCGAGGAGACCAAATGA